A single window of Granulicella mallensis MP5ACTX8 DNA harbors:
- a CDS encoding GH39 family glycosyl hydrolase, whose amino-acid sequence MLLLAGFLSLSSSANSQQIEKRQIVADMAQIGPPVDRFFDLSVGSDYPGTLIRSDSQAQLKITTDELGFRYIRFHAIFHDVLEIVHVENGKTTYDWTKLDQLYDQLLAAHIKPFVELGFTPKALATSSNKIFYWQGNTSHPDPTGWNNLVSAFIHHVEEKYGQREVQTWLFEVWNEPNLSGFWEGGDQRAYFELFDQTSNTIKRIDPALRVGGPATAGADWVPEFLAHVQQSGAKVDFVSTHTYGVDGGFLDENGKSDTKLSPSPDAIVGDVRRVRAQVEASAFPKLPIYFTEWSTSYTPRDVIHDSYVSAPYILSKLKASEGLVQGMSYWTYTDLFEEPGPPTAAFEGGFGLLSRDGIRKPAFFAYKYLHALQGNTLSSGDAQSMIAVEGGNIAAVIWDFKQPQQSVSNRSFYTKLLPAVPSEPVELRVAHGLPLTQYRLKLFRTGYDANDAYSAYIRMGAPKDLNAKQIGELNELTRDQPEKEQILRSNQNGEVTVTVPMRSNDVVLVVLTRTSGRN is encoded by the coding sequence ATGCTGCTCCTGGCCGGATTCCTAAGCCTGTCTTCTAGCGCAAATTCACAGCAGATCGAGAAGCGACAAATCGTCGCTGACATGGCGCAAATCGGTCCGCCGGTAGACCGCTTCTTTGACCTCTCTGTAGGTTCTGATTACCCCGGAACGCTCATTCGCAGCGATAGCCAGGCACAACTCAAGATAACAACGGATGAACTTGGTTTTCGCTATATCCGCTTCCATGCGATTTTTCATGATGTTCTGGAGATCGTTCACGTCGAGAATGGCAAGACCACCTATGACTGGACCAAGCTCGATCAACTCTATGACCAGTTGCTCGCAGCGCACATCAAACCCTTCGTCGAACTTGGCTTCACACCCAAGGCGCTGGCGACGTCAAGCAACAAGATCTTTTATTGGCAGGGCAATACCTCGCACCCGGACCCCACGGGTTGGAACAACCTCGTTTCGGCCTTCATCCACCATGTCGAAGAGAAGTATGGGCAGAGGGAAGTGCAGACCTGGCTTTTTGAGGTATGGAACGAACCGAATCTATCGGGCTTCTGGGAAGGCGGAGACCAGCGTGCTTATTTTGAACTCTTCGACCAAACATCTAACACCATTAAACGCATCGATCCGGCACTTCGTGTAGGAGGGCCGGCCACGGCTGGCGCTGACTGGGTTCCGGAATTTCTGGCGCATGTTCAGCAGAGCGGGGCCAAGGTCGATTTCGTGTCGACACACACCTATGGCGTCGATGGAGGGTTTCTTGATGAAAATGGAAAGAGCGATACAAAGCTATCGCCATCCCCAGACGCAATCGTTGGCGATGTGCGTCGAGTTAGAGCTCAAGTCGAAGCTTCTGCTTTTCCGAAGCTGCCGATCTACTTCACAGAGTGGAGTACGAGCTACACGCCCCGAGATGTCATCCATGACTCGTATGTGAGCGCACCCTACATATTGAGCAAGCTGAAGGCGAGTGAGGGCCTCGTGCAAGGGATGAGCTATTGGACTTATACAGACCTATTTGAGGAACCTGGACCGCCTACTGCGGCGTTCGAGGGGGGCTTCGGACTATTGAGCCGTGATGGGATTCGCAAACCCGCGTTCTTTGCCTATAAGTATCTTCATGCCTTGCAGGGAAACACTCTCAGCTCCGGCGATGCGCAATCCATGATCGCCGTGGAAGGGGGCAACATCGCGGCAGTCATATGGGATTTCAAGCAGCCGCAACAGAGTGTTAGCAACCGCTCTTTCTACACAAAACTGCTTCCCGCGGTTCCATCAGAACCTGTCGAATTGCGTGTCGCGCATGGGCTACCGCTCACACAATATCGTTTGAAGTTATTTCGCACGGGATACGACGCCAATGATGCGTATTCCGCATACATCCGAATGGGGGCTCCGAAGGATTTGAATGCTAAGCAGATAGGCGAGTTGAACGAACTAACCCGCGATCAGCCAGAGAAAGAGCAAATCCTCCGTAGTAATCAAAATGGCGAAGTCACGGTAACGGTGCCTATGCGGAGTAACGACGTTGTTCTTGTCGTGTTGACGCGCACGTCTGGAAGGAACTGA